A single region of the Vicia villosa cultivar HV-30 ecotype Madison, WI linkage group LG4, Vvil1.0, whole genome shotgun sequence genome encodes:
- the LOC131600036 gene encoding OVARIAN TUMOR DOMAIN-containing deubiquitinating enzyme 4-like isoform X1 — translation MSVCFPVSQSSINAVIVKGRTRLLMSSNICSLQTRGTSCSFSSSFYPGKSETNYVTLSICRKPSCSMIMGQTIKGGYLGSCCSKQRGNTQVFSSVVSGKRHSDISLSCQSLSMRLSVPKQKMLSKLKCNVGRITWPRGCASVGFIFGLFVCNLSSEPAHAETDHGSENRNDDCEESNVKLAHGKKVHTDYSVIGIPGDGRCMFRSVAHGACLRSGKPPPNERLQKELADDLRAKVADEFIKRKAETEWFIEGDFDSYISQIRKPHVWGGEPELFIASHVLQMPITVYMYDKDAGGLISIAEYGQEYGKENPIRVLYHGFGHYDALDIPRRKGPKSRL, via the exons ATGAGTGTCTGCTTTCCCGTTAGTCAATCTTCCATAAATGCCGTTATCGTGAAAGGTCGTACTAGGCTGCTGATGAGCAGTAACATCTGCAGTCTTCAGACCAGAGGAACTTCCTGTTCATTTTCTTCCAGTTTTTACCCCGGCAAGTCAGAGACAAATTATGTTACTCTTTCTATTTGCAGAAAACCGTCTTGTTCAATGATTATGGGCCAAACTATCAAAGGAGGTTACCTTGGATCATGCTGCTCCAAGCAAAGGGGAAACACTCAAGTCTTTAGCTCTGTAGTATCTGGTAAGAGACATAGCGATATTTCATTGTCATGTCAAAGTTTGAGTATGAGGCTGTCGGTTCCTAAACAAAAAATGCTTTCCAAACTTAAGTGCAACGTCGGACGAATAACTTGGCCACGTGGTTGTGCTTCAGTTGGCTTTATTTTCGGATTGTTTGTTTGTAATTTAAGTTCTGAGCCTGCACATGCTGAGACAGATCATGGAAGTGAGAATAGGAACGATGACTGCGAAGAGTCAAATGTTAAACTAGCACACGGGAAGAAAGTTCACACCGACTATTCTGTAATTG GAATACCTGGAGATGGAAGATGCATGTTTCGGTCAGTTGCTCATGGGGCTTGTTTGAGATCAGGAAAACCCCCACCTAATGAACGCCTTCAGAAAGAGCTAGCCGATGATTTACGGGCCAAG GTTGCTGATGAGTTTATTAAAAGAAAGGCAGAAACAGAATG GTTTATTGAAGGTGATTTTGATTCATATATTTCACAAATAAGGAAGCCTCATGTGTGGGGAGGTGAACCTGAATTATTCATTGCTTCACATGTTTTGCA GATGCCAATCACTGTATATATGTATGATAAGGATGCTGGCGGGTTGATATCAATAGCTGAGTATGGCCAAGAATATGGCAAGGAAAATCCAATTAGAGTTCTCTACCATGGGTTTGGTCATTATGATGCATTAGATATTCCAAGAAGAAAGGGTCCTAAGTCAAGACTCTAG
- the LOC131600036 gene encoding OVARIAN TUMOR DOMAIN-containing deubiquitinating enzyme 4-like isoform X2, translated as MSVCFPVSQSSINAVIVKGRTRLLMSSNICSLQTRGTSCSFSSSFYPGKSETNYVTLSICRKPSCSMIMGQTIKGGYLGSCCSKQRGNTQVFSSVVSDHGSENRNDDCEESNVKLAHGKKVHTDYSVIGIPGDGRCMFRSVAHGACLRSGKPPPNERLQKELADDLRAKVADEFIKRKAETEWFIEGDFDSYISQIRKPHVWGGEPELFIASHVLQMPITVYMYDKDAGGLISIAEYGQEYGKENPIRVLYHGFGHYDALDIPRRKGPKSRL; from the exons ATGAGTGTCTGCTTTCCCGTTAGTCAATCTTCCATAAATGCCGTTATCGTGAAAGGTCGTACTAGGCTGCTGATGAGCAGTAACATCTGCAGTCTTCAGACCAGAGGAACTTCCTGTTCATTTTCTTCCAGTTTTTACCCCGGCAAGTCAGAGACAAATTATGTTACTCTTTCTATTTGCAGAAAACCGTCTTGTTCAATGATTATGGGCCAAACTATCAAAGGAGGTTACCTTGGATCATGCTGCTCCAAGCAAAGGGGAAACACTCAAGTCTTTAGCTCTGTAGTATCTG ATCATGGAAGTGAGAATAGGAACGATGACTGCGAAGAGTCAAATGTTAAACTAGCACACGGGAAGAAAGTTCACACCGACTATTCTGTAATTG GAATACCTGGAGATGGAAGATGCATGTTTCGGTCAGTTGCTCATGGGGCTTGTTTGAGATCAGGAAAACCCCCACCTAATGAACGCCTTCAGAAAGAGCTAGCCGATGATTTACGGGCCAAG GTTGCTGATGAGTTTATTAAAAGAAAGGCAGAAACAGAATG GTTTATTGAAGGTGATTTTGATTCATATATTTCACAAATAAGGAAGCCTCATGTGTGGGGAGGTGAACCTGAATTATTCATTGCTTCACATGTTTTGCA GATGCCAATCACTGTATATATGTATGATAAGGATGCTGGCGGGTTGATATCAATAGCTGAGTATGGCCAAGAATATGGCAAGGAAAATCCAATTAGAGTTCTCTACCATGGGTTTGGTCATTATGATGCATTAGATATTCCAAGAAGAAAGGGTCCTAAGTCAAGACTCTAG
- the LOC131600036 gene encoding OVARIAN TUMOR DOMAIN-containing deubiquitinating enzyme 4-like isoform X3 has translation MIMGQTIKGGYLGSCCSKQRGNTQVFSSVVSGKRHSDISLSCQSLSMRLSVPKQKMLSKLKCNVGRITWPRGCASVGFIFGLFVCNLSSEPAHAETDHGSENRNDDCEESNVKLAHGKKVHTDYSVIGIPGDGRCMFRSVAHGACLRSGKPPPNERLQKELADDLRAKVADEFIKRKAETEWFIEGDFDSYISQIRKPHVWGGEPELFIASHVLQMPITVYMYDKDAGGLISIAEYGQEYGKENPIRVLYHGFGHYDALDIPRRKGPKSRL, from the exons ATGATTATGGGCCAAACTATCAAAGGAGGTTACCTTGGATCATGCTGCTCCAAGCAAAGGGGAAACACTCAAGTCTTTAGCTCTGTAGTATCTGGTAAGAGACATAGCGATATTTCATTGTCATGTCAAAGTTTGAGTATGAGGCTGTCGGTTCCTAAACAAAAAATGCTTTCCAAACTTAAGTGCAACGTCGGACGAATAACTTGGCCACGTGGTTGTGCTTCAGTTGGCTTTATTTTCGGATTGTTTGTTTGTAATTTAAGTTCTGAGCCTGCACATGCTGAGACAGATCATGGAAGTGAGAATAGGAACGATGACTGCGAAGAGTCAAATGTTAAACTAGCACACGGGAAGAAAGTTCACACCGACTATTCTGTAATTG GAATACCTGGAGATGGAAGATGCATGTTTCGGTCAGTTGCTCATGGGGCTTGTTTGAGATCAGGAAAACCCCCACCTAATGAACGCCTTCAGAAAGAGCTAGCCGATGATTTACGGGCCAAG GTTGCTGATGAGTTTATTAAAAGAAAGGCAGAAACAGAATG GTTTATTGAAGGTGATTTTGATTCATATATTTCACAAATAAGGAAGCCTCATGTGTGGGGAGGTGAACCTGAATTATTCATTGCTTCACATGTTTTGCA GATGCCAATCACTGTATATATGTATGATAAGGATGCTGGCGGGTTGATATCAATAGCTGAGTATGGCCAAGAATATGGCAAGGAAAATCCAATTAGAGTTCTCTACCATGGGTTTGGTCATTATGATGCATTAGATATTCCAAGAAGAAAGGGTCCTAAGTCAAGACTCTAG